One Tolypothrix bouteillei VB521301 DNA window includes the following coding sequences:
- the pstA gene encoding phosphate ABC transporter permease PstA: protein MTGHQESERNKSVAAEIYSPLPPIRLVFNYGMTVIAFLLSALALIPLVSLLWEIIGRGLKSLKPSMFVTPVIYDGFGNAIVGTLIMVSIAALFSVPTGIMTGIYLSEIGKGTQIGRLVRFVASVLTGVPSIVVGIFAFGVIVLTTKQFSAIAGGFALAVLMLPVVVLTTEEALKLVPVTMRLGSAALGGTRFQTIFRVVITAALPAITTGVLLAVARAAGETAPLIFTSLFSLDWSTELNSPTASLSVLIFNLYNDPTPEKTAIVWTTSLVLVGMILIISVLSRIFTRKRNA from the coding sequence ATGACCGGTCATCAAGAGTCTGAAAGAAATAAATCCGTGGCAGCAGAAATATATAGTCCTCTACCACCAATCAGGCTAGTATTTAACTATGGAATGACTGTAATAGCATTCTTGCTTTCAGCTTTAGCTTTGATTCCTTTGGTATCACTTTTATGGGAAATCATCGGGCGGGGGTTGAAGAGTCTCAAACCATCCATGTTTGTGACACCTGTCATTTACGATGGTTTTGGAAATGCAATTGTCGGGACTCTAATTATGGTGTCAATAGCTGCACTATTTAGTGTTCCTACAGGAATTATGACGGGTATATATCTCTCAGAAATAGGCAAAGGTACCCAAATAGGACGCCTTGTTCGTTTCGTGGCTTCTGTTCTTACAGGAGTTCCTTCTATTGTGGTAGGGATTTTTGCCTTTGGTGTCATTGTATTAACAACGAAGCAATTTAGCGCGATCGCAGGCGGTTTTGCATTGGCAGTACTGATGCTTCCAGTTGTTGTTCTTACTACAGAAGAGGCTTTAAAACTTGTTCCCGTCACCATGCGTCTGGGATCGGCTGCTTTAGGAGGAACTCGCTTCCAAACTATATTTCGTGTCGTTATAACGGCTGCACTACCTGCTATCACTACAGGGGTTTTACTAGCTGTTGCTCGTGCTGCGGGTGAAACAGCTCCTTTAATTTTTACTTCCTTGTTTAGTTTAGATTGGTCAACCGAGCTAAATAGTCCAACAGCCTCACTATCAGTGTTAATTTTTAATCTGTACAACGACCCCACACCAGAAAAAACAGCCATAGTGTGGACGACTTCTCTGGTTTTAGTTGGAATGATTCTAATAATTAGTGTTCTTTCTCGTATCTTTACAAGAAAGAGAAACGCTTAA
- the pstC gene encoding phosphate ABC transporter permease subunit PstC, with protein sequence MANSSEPANNNQRNLIDDSTDITATSGQSFLIDKGFTWLVYVFAALTVAVLFWMSWIVFQQALPAIQKFGLGFLWSQEWDAGNLLFGALPYIYGTIVTSAIAMLLAVPVGLAVALVTSENFIPPSARTTLAFIVEIIAAIPSVIIGLWSVYVFIPVLTPLETWLSATFAWLPLFNTPSPAGFNLLTAGIVLAIMILPTMAAISRDVLLVVPKELRSGSMALGSTRWETIFRVILPTGFSGIVGAAMLALGRALGETMAVTMVIGNSAQISASLLDPSYTIPSVLANEFAEAQDPLHIGALTYLGLILFAVTLAVNICALAVVQFVGGKNK encoded by the coding sequence ATGGCTAATTCCTCAGAACCAGCTAATAACAATCAACGAAACTTAATCGATGACAGTACAGATATTACAGCGACTAGCGGTCAAAGTTTCTTAATTGATAAGGGATTTACTTGGCTAGTTTATGTATTTGCTGCTCTGACAGTTGCTGTATTGTTTTGGATGAGTTGGATCGTTTTTCAACAAGCTTTACCAGCTATTCAAAAGTTTGGCTTGGGGTTCTTGTGGAGTCAGGAATGGGATGCAGGTAATTTGCTTTTTGGTGCATTGCCTTATATCTACGGAACTATCGTCACCAGTGCGATCGCTATGTTATTAGCTGTACCTGTAGGATTGGCAGTAGCTTTAGTCACGAGTGAAAATTTTATCCCGCCTTCTGCAAGAACAACCCTAGCGTTTATCGTAGAGATCATCGCTGCTATTCCCAGTGTCATCATTGGTTTGTGGAGCGTGTATGTATTTATTCCGGTACTGACACCTCTAGAAACTTGGTTGTCCGCAACTTTTGCATGGTTACCTTTGTTTAACACGCCAAGTCCAGCAGGTTTCAACTTACTCACTGCAGGGATCGTTCTGGCAATTATGATCTTACCTACAATGGCTGCTATTAGTCGTGATGTCTTGCTTGTGGTTCCAAAAGAATTACGCAGTGGATCGATGGCTTTGGGTTCTACTCGTTGGGAAACCATTTTTCGAGTCATACTACCGACTGGATTTTCTGGAATTGTAGGTGCAGCAATGCTCGCTTTAGGGAGAGCATTGGGGGAAACAATGGCTGTGACTATGGTGATTGGGAACTCGGCTCAAATCAGTGCATCACTACTCGATCCGAGCTACACGATCCCTTCTGTCTTAGCTAACGAGTTTGCTGAAGCGCAAGATCCATTACATATTGGAGCGCTAACATATTTAGGCTTGATTTTGTTTGCCGTAACCTTAGCTGTCAATATTTGTGCTTTAGCAGTTGTACAGTTTGTTGGTGGCAAAAATAAGTAA
- the pstS gene encoding phosphate ABC transporter substrate-binding protein PstS — translation MKLSATVLNRVVAASAVTAVIAVGSSFTATTAQAQTINGAGATFPAPLYERYAREIKKKYPKLGVNYQGVGSGAGIRQFIAGTVDFGASDAAMTDAEIGKVSRGAILVPTAGGAVAVVYNLPGVNNLKLSRKTLPGIFSGQITNWNDPQIKADNPGVNLPNQPIKPVVRADSSGTTFIFTTHLSTISPYFKGRVSAGTAPKWTIANVLKGKGNPGVANLVSRTAGSIGYVEYAYATANKLNAAQVQNKTGQYVAPSLESANQALSTVTFPDNYRVFVGDPSQGYPIVGLTWLLVYKNYPDAAKGSAVKNFVNWALTDGQQINDDLNYTRIPASTAQKVIQTVNSAIK, via the coding sequence ATGAAATTATCGGCTACCGTTTTGAATCGTGTAGTTGCTGCTTCAGCTGTCACGGCTGTTATTGCTGTCGGATCTTCTTTTACAGCTACTACTGCCCAAGCACAAACTATTAATGGTGCAGGAGCAACTTTTCCTGCTCCTTTGTACGAACGTTATGCGCGTGAAATCAAGAAAAAGTATCCAAAGCTGGGTGTTAACTATCAAGGTGTTGGTAGTGGTGCGGGTATTCGCCAGTTCATTGCTGGAACTGTAGACTTTGGTGCTAGTGATGCTGCAATGACTGATGCAGAGATAGGTAAAGTCAGCAGAGGAGCTATCCTAGTACCTACTGCGGGTGGTGCTGTTGCTGTTGTTTACAATCTTCCTGGTGTCAACAATCTAAAATTGTCCCGCAAGACTTTACCAGGTATTTTCTCAGGTCAAATCACTAACTGGAATGACCCTCAAATCAAAGCAGATAATCCTGGTGTCAATCTACCAAATCAGCCCATCAAACCCGTTGTTCGCGCTGATAGTAGCGGTACTACCTTTATTTTTACTACTCATTTAAGTACAATCAGTCCTTACTTTAAGGGCAGAGTGAGTGCTGGAACTGCTCCAAAGTGGACAATCGCCAATGTTCTTAAAGGGAAAGGAAACCCAGGTGTTGCTAATCTCGTTTCTCGTACCGCAGGATCTATTGGTTACGTTGAGTACGCGTATGCTACAGCAAACAAACTGAACGCAGCACAAGTACAGAATAAAACAGGACAATATGTAGCTCCTTCTTTAGAGTCAGCCAACCAAGCTTTGTCAACTGTCACTTTCCCTGACAACTACCGAGTTTTTGTTGGAGATCCCTCACAAGGTTATCCCATTGTCGGTCTAACCTGGCTGTTGGTTTATAAAAATTATCCCGACGCTGCTAAAGGATCTGCTGTGAAAAACTTTGTTAACTGGGCATTAACTGACGGTCAACAAATTAATGATGACCTGAACTATACTAGGATTCCAGCATCTACGGCACAAAAGGTAATACAAACAGTAAATAGTGCTATTAAGTAG
- a CDS encoding MotA/TolQ/ExbB proton channel family protein has translation MTVIYDTFLAGGLVMWPLLFLSIVTLACALERTWFWCNLTIRERRLVRKVLAAAEIGLEEAEAIALCAKDLSIGRFLVEPLKLRNPTPETFHLAVKAACDKECLEMRRGNRLLESAIAIAPLLGILGTASGLIAAFKHIKTGSNTTDFSAVTTGLAEALITSTTGIALAIIAFVIFRIFVILQFRQIDFFSKVGYELELIYLQRWNNVQLTIHSEQLTVNSNQSIDEN, from the coding sequence ATGACCGTAATATACGATACATTTCTGGCAGGCGGTCTCGTGATGTGGCCTCTGTTGTTTTTATCTATCGTGACTTTAGCTTGTGCGCTGGAAAGGACGTGGTTCTGGTGTAATCTCACGATTCGAGAGCGTCGTTTAGTGCGGAAAGTGCTGGCAGCAGCCGAGATAGGTCTGGAGGAAGCAGAAGCGATCGCTCTATGTGCAAAAGATTTATCGATTGGTCGCTTCTTGGTTGAGCCATTGAAACTTAGGAATCCGACCCCCGAAACTTTTCATTTAGCTGTAAAAGCGGCTTGCGATAAAGAATGTTTGGAAATGCGGCGGGGTAATCGGCTGCTAGAAAGTGCTATTGCGATCGCGCCTTTGTTAGGTATTTTAGGTACAGCAAGTGGTTTGATTGCTGCTTTTAAGCATATTAAGACAGGAAGCAACACAACTGATTTCTCTGCTGTCACTACTGGTCTGGCAGAGGCACTTATAACCTCTACAACCGGAATTGCCCTGGCGATTATTGCTTTTGTAATTTTCAGAATTTTTGTAATTTTGCAATTCCGGCAAATAGACTTTTTTTCTAAAGTGGGTTATGAATTAGAACTTATTTACTTGCAACGTTGGAATAACGTCCAGTTAACAATTCACAGCGAACAATTAACAGTCAATAGCAATCAATCGATAGATGAAAATTAA
- a CDS encoding UbiD family decarboxylase gives MARDLRGFIKLLEEKGQLKRISAPVDPDLEVAEIANRMLQKGGPGLLFENVKGASFPVAVNLLGTVERICWAMNMQHPLELEELGKKLAMLQQPKPPKKIAQAVEFGKVLFDVLKAKPGRDFFPACQQVVIQGDELDLNKLPLIRPYPGDAGKIITLGLVITRDCETGTPNVGVYRLQLQSKNTMTVHWLSVRGGARHLRKAAERGKKLEIAIALGVDPLIIMAAATPIPVDLSEWLFAGLYGGSGVQLAKCKTVDLEVPADSEFVLEGTITPGEVLPDGPFGDHMGYYGGVEDSPLIRFHCMTHRKDPVYLTTFSGRPPKEEAMMAIALNRIYTPILRQQVSEIVDFFLPMEALSYKAAIISIDKAYPGQARRAALAFWSALPQFTYTKFVIVVDKTINIRDPRQVVWAISSKVDPSRDVFILPNTPFDTLDFASEKIGLGGRMGIDATTKIPPETEHEWGDSLESDPETAAMVDRRWAEYGLADLQLGEVDPNLFGYDFKQ, from the coding sequence ATGGCACGAGACTTACGGGGATTCATCAAACTGTTGGAAGAAAAAGGGCAATTAAAGCGAATTTCAGCCCCAGTCGATCCAGACTTGGAAGTTGCCGAAATTGCCAACCGAATGCTTCAAAAAGGGGGACCGGGGCTTCTATTTGAAAATGTTAAAGGAGCATCGTTCCCTGTAGCAGTCAACTTACTGGGAACAGTAGAACGGATATGCTGGGCAATGAATATGCAGCATCCTCTGGAGTTGGAGGAATTGGGGAAGAAATTGGCAATGCTGCAACAGCCAAAACCACCGAAAAAGATTGCTCAAGCAGTGGAGTTTGGGAAAGTTCTGTTTGATGTGTTGAAAGCAAAACCAGGACGCGACTTTTTCCCCGCCTGTCAGCAAGTAGTGATTCAAGGGGACGAGTTAGATTTAAATAAATTACCTTTGATACGTCCTTACCCCGGAGATGCGGGCAAAATTATTACTCTGGGGCTTGTGATCACAAGAGACTGTGAAACGGGAACGCCGAATGTAGGTGTATATCGCTTGCAGCTACAATCCAAAAATACCATGACCGTTCACTGGTTGTCAGTGCGAGGTGGTGCAAGACATTTACGCAAGGCAGCAGAACGTGGGAAAAAATTAGAAATTGCGATCGCACTGGGTGTAGATCCCCTAATTATTATGGCAGCCGCAACACCAATACCCGTGGATTTATCAGAATGGTTGTTTGCAGGGCTTTATGGTGGTTCCGGCGTGCAGTTGGCAAAGTGTAAGACAGTGGATTTGGAAGTCCCCGCCGATTCGGAATTTGTTTTGGAAGGGACAATTACCCCAGGAGAAGTTTTGCCAGATGGTCCCTTTGGGGATCACATGGGTTATTACGGCGGTGTAGAAGATTCGCCTCTGATTCGCTTCCATTGCATGACTCACCGCAAAGACCCAGTTTACTTAACCACATTTAGCGGGCGTCCGCCAAAAGAAGAAGCGATGATGGCGATCGCGCTCAATCGCATTTATACACCTATTTTGCGGCAGCAAGTCTCAGAGATTGTGGACTTCTTCTTACCTATGGAAGCTTTGAGTTACAAAGCAGCCATCATATCCATAGATAAAGCATATCCGGGACAAGCAAGACGTGCAGCTTTGGCATTTTGGAGTGCTTTACCACAATTTACGTATACTAAGTTTGTGATTGTAGTAGATAAGACAATCAATATTAGAGATCCGCGTCAAGTGGTATGGGCAATAAGTTCTAAAGTCGATCCCTCACGAGATGTCTTTATTTTACCCAACACACCCTTTGATACTTTGGATTTTGCTAGTGAGAAAATTGGTTTGGGTGGAAGGATGGGAATTGATGCAACAACAAAAATTCCTCCAGAAACAGAACATGAATGGGGTGATTCCTTAGAATCCGATCCAGAAACCGCAGCAATGGTTGATAGACGATGGGCTGAGTACGGTTTGGCAGATCTACAGCTAGGCGAAGTCGATCCAAATTTATTTGGTTACGATTTTAAACAGTAA
- a CDS encoding Uma2 family endonuclease has protein sequence MTIAQELDALDGISPDVVFPPGDLYSDEPPLETELHLRQIILLLICLEWLWRDRNDFYAAGNLTIYYSPRQLKSEDFRGPDFFVVLGTQRKTRKSWVVWEEDGKYPNVILEILSDSTAKTDKGLKKEIYQDTFRTPDYFWFDPYTLEFAGFHLVDGEYQPLQPNEQGHLWSQQLGLYLGIHQGLLRFFTPDEQLVPTPEETAQQTEKKLEQEAAKAERLAAKLRELNIDPDTI, from the coding sequence ATGACTATAGCTCAAGAATTAGATGCTCTTGATGGCATCTCTCCAGATGTTGTATTTCCTCCTGGCGATCTATACAGTGACGAACCTCCCTTGGAAACAGAACTCCACCTACGACAAATAATTTTACTTTTGATATGTCTGGAATGGCTGTGGCGAGATAGAAATGATTTTTATGCGGCAGGAAACTTGACTATCTACTATAGCCCACGGCAACTCAAATCAGAAGATTTTCGAGGTCCGGACTTTTTTGTCGTGTTAGGAACCCAACGCAAAACCCGCAAAAGTTGGGTAGTCTGGGAAGAAGATGGCAAATATCCGAATGTCATTCTAGAAATTTTGTCGGACTCAACAGCTAAGACAGACAAAGGTTTAAAAAAAGAAATTTATCAAGATACTTTCCGCACACCAGATTATTTCTGGTTCGACCCATACACATTAGAATTTGCGGGATTTCATTTAGTTGATGGAGAATACCAACCTCTGCAACCAAACGAACAAGGACATTTGTGGAGCCAACAATTAGGATTATATTTGGGAATTCATCAGGGTTTATTGCGGTTTTTTACACCAGATGAACAACTAGTACCAACACCAGAAGAAACAGCGCAACAGACAGAAAAAAAACTAGAACAGGAAGCTGCAAAAGCAGAGCGTTTGGCAGCAAAATTACGGGAGTTAAATATCGATCCAGATACAATTTAG
- the ssuD gene encoding FMNH2-dependent alkanesulfonate monooxygenase: protein MHLLWFIPTHGDGRYLGTTIGGRSVSFSYLRQIAQAVDHLGFTGALLPTGRSCEDAWVLASTLMSHTRQMRFLVAIRPGLMSPGVAARMAASFDRLSGGRLLINIVTGGDPVELAGDGVHLSHDDRYKLTDEFLTVWRQIAAGEVANFQGDYLNIQEGKLLFPPVQKPYPPLWFGGSSPIAQQIAAKHVDVYLTWGEPPAQVAQKIASVRELAEKEGRKLKFGIRLHVIVRETESEAWDAASDVIRYVDDEAIARSQQVYARMDSEGQRRMSQLHKGNREALEISPNLWAGIGLVRGGAGTALVGDPDTVAARMLEYQELGIDTFILSGYPHLEEAYRVAELLFPRLPLENLPVVEQQQVISPFGEIVANQDFPKQQPQKTAATVD, encoded by the coding sequence ATGCATCTTCTTTGGTTTATCCCAACTCACGGCGACGGACGTTATCTTGGAACTACGATTGGCGGGCGATCGGTAAGTTTTTCTTACCTGCGTCAGATTGCTCAAGCTGTCGATCACTTAGGCTTTACTGGAGCATTGTTGCCTACAGGTCGCTCTTGTGAAGATGCTTGGGTTTTAGCATCCACTTTAATGTCTCACACGCGTCAAATGCGTTTTCTGGTGGCAATACGTCCGGGGCTGATGTCACCTGGAGTTGCAGCAAGAATGGCAGCTAGTTTTGACCGTCTCTCGGGTGGTCGATTATTGATTAATATTGTCACGGGTGGCGATCCCGTAGAATTGGCGGGAGATGGCGTGCATCTAAGCCATGACGATCGCTATAAATTAACAGATGAGTTTTTAACTGTATGGAGACAGATAGCAGCCGGTGAAGTCGCTAACTTTCAGGGTGATTATCTCAACATCCAGGAAGGAAAATTGCTCTTTCCTCCCGTTCAGAAGCCTTATCCACCTTTATGGTTTGGTGGTTCTTCTCCCATTGCCCAGCAAATTGCTGCCAAGCACGTTGACGTGTACTTGACTTGGGGCGAACCACCCGCTCAAGTGGCTCAAAAGATTGCCTCTGTTCGCGAGCTTGCAGAAAAAGAAGGCAGGAAATTAAAGTTTGGTATTCGGTTGCACGTCATCGTAAGAGAAACCGAGAGTGAAGCTTGGGATGCTGCTAGCGATGTGATTCGATATGTGGATGATGAAGCGATCGCACGCAGCCAACAAGTTTACGCTCGTATGGATTCTGAAGGACAGCGCCGCATGAGCCAATTGCATAAAGGTAACCGAGAAGCCTTAGAAATTAGTCCAAACTTGTGGGCAGGTATTGGATTGGTGCGAGGTGGTGCGGGAACTGCTCTTGTTGGCGATCCGGATACAGTTGCAGCCAGAATGTTGGAGTATCAAGAATTAGGGATTGATACTTTTATCCTCTCTGGATATCCCCACTTAGAAGAAGCTTACCGAGTCGCAGAACTGTTATTCCCCCGCTTACCTTTAGAGAATTTACCAGTTGTTGAACAGCAACAAGTTATTAGTCCTTTTGGGGAAATCGTTGCCAATCAGGACTTTCCAAAGCAGCAACCACAAAAAACAGCTGCAACTGTAGATTAA
- a CDS encoding zinc-dependent metalloprotease, giving the protein MRDWIKRTVICILLLCSLLLGENYAGANQLSGVYVQPLNTIPGVENLASADNLLKEGNREDFRRYLEIVKNAEKIEGLFTLYRHQDSDKTYLEIKAEQLDKNFLGIVTLESGIGESGIYSGLPLQDFLFYFRHINNSLHFIIRNVKFRTESNEPELRSLARSFSDSVLYALQIVCIDPYSKNILVSLNDLLMQDFPGLTSLLKYSLQADYHLEENRSYFDKINGFPENVEIDSVYGFSSPEGAYLVTVPDSRALTLKVHYSFSQLPENNGYVPRLADDRVGYFITAFQDFSKKQGKEPFVRYINRWHLEPSDSSAQISPPKKPIVFWIENAVPLEYRDAIAEGIFMWNKAFEKAGFQNALEVRQMPDDAEWHPADVRYNTIRWFNSLDAGFARGPVRVNPFTGEILDADIIVDASMVRSIQQEYRALMEANSSLTDGYVAQSEDVACHKPPAPPLESRAGYKPPQPLLEKVSASEYLVVNSNNQSSQRNITKGLDDFCYGMESSFQASMGALALSLVQNTVPSSDQMQNYVHQYVRSLIAHEVGHTLGLRHNFHGSTMLSPEELNNTEVTHTKGLVGSVMDYLPVNIAPQGTEQGDYFPAVVGPYDEWAIEYGYKRYPDLSSEAVTPFAEKAFLEQIAVASPQPELSYATDEDIWDINPLANVWDMSSDVLLYAQWQMDNARVMLQRLDRRYPLQGESYSDLRVLFNKVLKYYFRNATLLTQYIGGQSFGRHHASDNNIQWTFLPVSLEKQRQALTELQEYVFSGDAFNFSPQLLNQLAPSRWQHWGHPIPVSRLDYPIHERILHFQSGVLRSLLDGERLNRLRDIELKTPSGQVLTIPELFDTLQNGIWTEVLNEREVKPISSIRRSLQREHLNVLLAMVLRNVNVPEDGRTIAWYKLRQLQKAVESSLQQQGEKLDIYTLAHLEETCDRIYKALNARLLSY; this is encoded by the coding sequence ATGAGAGACTGGATTAAAAGAACGGTAATCTGTATCTTGTTATTATGCAGCCTATTGTTAGGGGAGAACTATGCAGGCGCTAATCAACTTTCTGGTGTTTACGTGCAGCCATTGAATACAATCCCAGGTGTTGAGAATTTAGCCAGTGCTGATAATCTGCTAAAAGAGGGCAACAGGGAAGATTTTAGGCGATATCTCGAGATCGTTAAAAATGCGGAAAAGATAGAGGGTCTCTTTACGCTGTATCGCCATCAAGACTCTGATAAAACATACTTGGAAATTAAAGCGGAACAGCTAGATAAAAACTTCTTGGGTATAGTTACGTTAGAATCAGGTATTGGAGAAAGCGGTATTTACAGTGGATTGCCTTTACAGGATTTTCTCTTTTACTTCCGTCACATAAACAACAGTTTACATTTTATTATTCGTAACGTTAAATTTCGTACAGAATCAAATGAACCAGAATTGCGATCGCTTGCTCGTTCTTTCAGCGATTCAGTTCTTTATGCACTTCAAATAGTTTGTATCGACCCATACAGTAAAAATATTCTTGTTAGTTTAAATGACCTCCTCATGCAGGATTTTCCTGGCTTAACTTCTCTACTAAAATATTCTTTGCAAGCAGATTATCATTTGGAAGAAAATAGGTCTTATTTTGACAAGATTAATGGCTTTCCTGAGAACGTAGAGATTGATTCCGTTTATGGGTTTTCATCGCCCGAAGGTGCATATTTAGTTACCGTACCCGATAGTAGAGCACTGACGTTGAAAGTGCATTATAGTTTTTCCCAATTACCTGAAAACAATGGCTATGTTCCCAGACTGGCTGATGATAGAGTAGGGTATTTCATCACTGCTTTCCAAGACTTCTCTAAAAAGCAAGGGAAAGAGCCGTTTGTACGTTATATCAATCGCTGGCATCTTGAGCCATCGGATAGTAGCGCTCAAATCTCGCCACCAAAGAAGCCGATTGTGTTTTGGATTGAAAATGCAGTGCCTTTGGAGTATCGCGACGCTATAGCGGAAGGGATTTTTATGTGGAACAAGGCTTTTGAAAAAGCTGGATTCCAAAATGCTCTTGAAGTACGGCAAATGCCGGATGATGCTGAATGGCATCCAGCTGATGTACGCTACAACACCATTCGCTGGTTTAATTCGCTAGACGCAGGTTTTGCTAGAGGACCAGTGCGAGTGAATCCATTTACTGGCGAAATCTTGGACGCAGATATCATTGTCGATGCAAGTATGGTGCGTTCGATTCAGCAAGAATATCGTGCCTTGATGGAAGCAAATTCATCCCTTACCGATGGTTATGTTGCTCAGTCTGAAGATGTTGCTTGTCACAAACCACCTGCACCACCCTTGGAGAGTAGGGCTGGTTACAAACCTCCGCAACCTCTGTTAGAAAAAGTCTCTGCGTCGGAATATCTAGTTGTTAACTCTAACAATCAGTCTTCTCAACGTAATATTACCAAAGGTTTGGATGACTTCTGCTATGGAATGGAGTCTTCTTTTCAAGCATCTATGGGGGCGCTAGCACTGTCACTGGTACAAAATACAGTTCCGAGCAGCGACCAAATGCAAAACTACGTACATCAATATGTACGTTCGCTCATTGCTCACGAGGTTGGTCACACTCTTGGTTTGCGCCACAACTTTCACGGCAGCACAATGTTATCTCCTGAAGAATTAAATAACACTGAAGTGACTCATACGAAAGGTTTGGTTGGTTCGGTGATGGATTACCTGCCCGTAAACATAGCACCTCAAGGAACGGAACAAGGCGATTATTTTCCAGCAGTCGTTGGTCCTTACGATGAATGGGCAATTGAGTACGGTTATAAAAGATATCCAGATTTAAGTTCTGAAGCAGTCACTCCTTTTGCTGAAAAAGCTTTTTTGGAGCAAATTGCTGTGGCTTCGCCTCAACCAGAATTATCTTATGCAACTGATGAAGATATCTGGGATATCAATCCTCTGGCAAATGTCTGGGACATGAGTAGTGATGTGCTGCTTTATGCTCAATGGCAAATGGATAATGCTCGCGTCATGTTACAACGTCTGGATCGGCGTTACCCATTGCAAGGAGAGAGCTACAGTGACTTGCGCGTATTGTTTAATAAGGTTCTCAAGTACTATTTTCGGAATGCTACTTTACTAACTCAGTATATTGGCGGACAGTCTTTTGGGCGTCATCATGCTAGTGATAATAATATTCAATGGACATTTCTACCGGTTTCTTTGGAAAAACAGCGCCAAGCATTGACAGAATTGCAAGAATATGTTTTTTCAGGAGACGCTTTCAACTTCTCACCGCAACTCCTCAATCAACTTGCACCATCACGCTGGCAACACTGGGGACATCCCATCCCTGTCTCGCGCCTTGATTATCCAATTCACGAACGGATTTTGCATTTTCAAAGTGGAGTCTTGCGATCGCTCTTAGATGGCGAACGTCTCAATCGATTGCGGGACATAGAATTGAAAACTCCTTCCGGGCAAGTGTTGACAATCCCGGAACTGTTCGATACTCTTCAAAACGGTATTTGGACAGAAGTCTTAAATGAAAGGGAAGTCAAACCAATTTCTAGCATTCGCCGTTCGTTACAGCGAGAACATCTCAATGTCTTGCTGGCAATGGTACTGCGAAATGTAAATGTCCCTGAAGATGGTCGTACAATCGCTTGGTATAAATTGCGCCAATTGCAAAAAGCTGTAGAATCTAGCTTGCAACAACAAGGTGAAAAGCTTGATATTTACACGCTGGCTCATTTAGAAGAAACTTGCGATCGCATTTATAAAGCGCTCAATGCAAGGTTGCTGTCTTACTAA